The genomic interval CTTTTCCACGACCAATCTGACGGTTCATTGCAGAATAAGCTCCTAACAATAATTGTTGACCCGTTTGTCCTTGTGCGTAAAAAGTACGAGAAACCAAAGTTCCTCCAAAAGAACGATTATCTAATAACCCACCATATTCACGAGCCAATGGCACCCCTTGAGCCACACACTGGTCAATAATATTAGCAGAAACTTCAGCCAAACGGTGAACGTTTGCCTCACGTGCACGGTAGTCACCACCTTTTACAGTATCATAAAATAATCTGTAAACTGAGTCACCGTCACCTTTATAATTTTTTGCCGCATTGATACCACCTTGTGCAGCAATAGAGTGCGCACGACGAGGTGAATCCTGAAAACAAAATGCTTTTACGTTATATCCCTGCTCAGCCAAAGTAGCCGCAGCTGAACCTCCAGCCAAACCTGTACCAACAATAATAATATCTAAATTACGCTTGTTAGCTGGGTTTACTAAATTAATATGATCTTTATAATCTGTCCATTTGTCCGATATTGGGCCGTGTGGAATTTTTGAATCTAATGCCATTATAATTTATATTAATTATTGAAATGATGAAATAGTGCGATGATGATGAAAAGTGCTGGTACAAGTACCGCAAAACCATAACCAACTTTACTTAAGAATCGAGAATATTTATTGTTCATTCCTACTGATTGAAGAGATGAACTGAATCCGTGCCAAAGGTGAAACCCTAATAACACAAAAGCCACACAATATAATCCTGTACGAATTGGATCATGAAACTTATGAACTAATTCTCCATAATATCTTGTAGCATCTGGTGCCGTACCTGCAATATATTTATAGGTAACTTCAGGAAACCAAAAATCATAGAAATGCAATCCTAAGAAAGCTAAAATAACCAACCCAGAAATAATCATATTTCTTGAACTCCAAGAAGCATTAGCAGCTCCATTGTATTTTGCATAAGCAATTGGTCTAGCAGCGCTATTTTGAGCAGTCAATACAAATCCCATTACGAAATGGAAAATTACCCCGATTGCCAAAACTGGTTGCATTACATATTGAATTAGCGGATTGTATCCCATAAAGTGAGAAGCTTCGTTAAAAACATCTTCACTAATAATAGAAATAAAATTTAAGGAAACATGCAGCGCTAAAAACGTGATTAAGAATATTCCCGAAAGAGCCATAGCCACTTTCTTTAAGATGGAAGCATTCAATAGTGCAGATTGTGCCATAAGTGTTTAAGTAGTTTGTTTTAAAAAATTAGACAAAAATAAAGCAATTAGACATGAACTACAACCATTTCGTTGTTATTTATAATGATTTTAAAGAGCTTTAATGTATTTTATTGCAAATTATTTAAAAACAAGAAAATAGATTTTTTTAGCAAGTCATTTTAACTAAATCCTGATTTTTATATAATTACCAAATTGCTATTTTTCTCCCCATTTTGATTTGTTTTTCTCAAAAATAAAGACATCATGAATTTTATTGAACCAAAACAAGTGTATTTTAATAGCATAATTTTACCTTTATCGGCTTCAAAAAAAATCAGAATGAAAACAGGAATCGACGCTATCTCTTTTGATGTAGCCAACATACATTTACCCATAAAAACTTTGGCAATTGCCAGAAATATTGAACCCGAAAAATTAGAAAAAGGTTTGGGGTTAATCAAGATGACTTTGCCAGATGTTCACCAGGATGCTGTTGTTTTTGGAGCAAACGCTTTGACAAAACTAATCCTTGATAACAATATAAACCTAAACGAAATTAGTCGGATTTATGTTGGAACTGAAAGCGGAATCGACAGTTCTAAACCAATCAGTTCTTTCTTAATTAGTTTAATGGAACAAAAATTCGGAGAAGATTCTTTGTCCGAATGTGATGTAGTCGATTTTACTTTTGCCTGTATTGGTGGTGTTGATGCTTTGCAAAACTGTGTTGATTTTGTAAAACTAAATCCAAACAAAAAAGCAATTGTTGTTACTACTGATTTCGCTAAATACGATTTAAATTCAACTGGAGAATATACGCAAGGTGCCGGAGCTGTGGCAATGTTGGTAACTTCGAACCCAAGAGTTATTGCTTTTGATGAAAATTGGGCAACAAGTACAAAAGGTGTTTTCGACTTTTTCAAACCCTACAGAACTATCTCAAAAGAAGCGATTTCTCAAAACGAAAACAACGATCCTTGGTTTGATAATTTAGAAGCCGAGATTGAAATCCATAAAGATCAACCGGTTTTTGATGGTCAATATTCGAATCAATGTTATATGGATCGTACACGAAATGCTTACTTTTCGTTTAAGAAATTAAAAAACACAACCGAATCGCTATACAATTCCTGGAATAATATTATCATGCATCTTCCCTATTCTTTTCAGGGACGAAGAATGTTATCTGAGATTTACGCTTTAGATCATACATATAAAATAATTTCAGAAAATATTGAGCCAGCAGATTATCAAAATAAAATTAAAGAAGTTGGAAAGTCTGACGAATATAAAAAGTTCGTAACCGAGAAATTACAGCCTGCAGAATTGGCTTCATCGTTAATTGGGAATCTTTATACAGGATCTATTTTCATGGGATTATTATCAACTTTAGCTCATTATTACGATACAAAGCAAGAAATTGCCGGAACTAAATTCGGATTTCTGGCTTACGGAAGCGGATCAAAATCAAAAGTTTTTGAAGGAACAATTCAACCGGAATGGAAATCGGCTTTAGCCAAAACCAAACTTTTTAAAAACTTAGAAGAAAGTGTAGAAATTGGTTTTGAAACTTATGAAAGTCTTCATAAAAAAGAACAAAAACAAAGCATCAGAACACCTAAAAACGAATGGGTTTTAGATAGAATCGAAAAAGAAATTCCGAATTTGATTGGGGCGAGATATTATAAATGGATTGAATAATAAAATTCCAATTAAGAAATTCCAAATTCCAATAGAAATAGAAAACCGAAGCAAACTGCTTCGGTTTTTTTTTATAACACAAAGATTGTCATTGCGAGGAACGAAGCAACCACACTAACAAGAGTAACCAATGTTATATACGAGATGAGATTGCTTCGTTCCTCGCAAAGACTTTGCAACTGTTTATTTTAGCCACAGATTGAATGGATTAAAAAGGATTTCCCTTTCTCTCCTTTTAATTACTAAATCAATCCTTCTTATGTTGTTCCGTATAATTTTGATTTCCTTTAAAAGCTTCGTCATGCACATTCATTCCGTTTGACATTCCGAGCATAAAAGCGGTCATTATTAAAATTATTTTTCTTTTTATCCAATGAAGAAGTCGCTTAGATTGCTCTAAACGTTTTTTATTATTTTGTTTATACATTTTGAAAATGATAAATGAATTAGACATTATTTTATCATCACATGCTTTGAAAAAGCATAAAAGCTTAGAAAAGAGATTTCTTAAGCTATGTATAAACTTTTATTGAAGTTGCCTGAAGTTATTATTTCATTTACAAAAACAGATTGTTTTATAAACGAAGTTAGATTTTGATAAAGTAATTTTCGCAATTTTAGAACTGTCTTAATTTGGAAACTAAAAATATCCTCAAGATTAAGATAATTAAAGACAATTGAAAATATTGTTTTTGTTCGGGAAGTTGACTGAACAAACTTGTATAATTGAGAACTAGAAAAATCTAATTCTCTTCTTAAAATCACAAACGAAGATTGGTAATAATCTGCTGATTTTGACTGAGAAACTAAAGTACCATCATTCGCAATCACGACAAAAGCCAGAAAGAGCGAGATTAGATATTTTAGAGACTTATTCAATTTCTTTTATTTGGATTATTATTCGCACGCAATTTACAAATTATCACTTGTAAATCGTAAACTTATTATGCGTTAAACCAAAACCAAGATTTTCGTAAATCAGCACGTTTTCTACTCGTCTTTTATTTGTCGTAACTTCGATACTTTTTAATTTATTTTGATCTGCATAATTCATGATTTTTTCGATCAATTGTTTACCAACGCCTTGACCACGATATTTTTGATGGATAAAAAACTCCTGAATTTCGCCAACTAATCCGCAATGATGTAAAAGGTTTTGTGTGTGAAAGCTAATAAAACCTAAACCTTCATTTTCATTTTCCGCAATTAGATAAATGTTTTTTGGGTTTGAAATGTTTTCATTGAATATTTCTTCGAAAACTTCGGAATCTAAAATTTCATTCTCGAGTTCGCATATTGCTTTGTAGACGAAGTCTAAGTCTTGTTTTTCTATTTTTCTGATTTTAATTTTTGATTCCATAGTCTTTTATAAATTACCATAAACCACAATACATTCAGCATAAGTTAATTTATCGCTTAACCAATTTATTATTTCTATTAGAAAAGCTTTCTCTTTTTCATTTTCCTTTTCTATAAGTTTTATTTTTTCAACAATCAATCTGATCGTTTTATGATCAAAAAAATTATTTCCAGTCTTATCAAATTCATCTTCAATTACATCATTCCACGGATTTCGCAAGGGAAAAACAGATTGAAATTCTTTCAAAATAAGATCAAAATCTTCTGCTGGAATAAAAACATCATTTCGCTTGACGGTTTTATAAAATTCACCTTCTCCATTTTCAGGCCATAAAATAAAGCCTATTTTTGAATCTGTTGTTTTTCCTGTTGTTATGATAATCGGTTTTTGATTGATTCTTTCGATTGCTTTTGGAATATCATAATTACATACCTCATAATTTTCTTTTGCAACATCATAATCACATTCTGTTTTTATACAGATTGTCTTGATATTACCATTATAAAATTCCTGCTCACACGATACAACATCACCGTTATTCTTTTTAAGAAGCTCAACTGCAACATTTAACGGAATAGAAATTTTACTTCTTAATATTTTTAGTCTTTCATTGTCCATTTTTCAAATCACAAATAATTATTCAATTCAAGACGCTCAAATTTAACCTTGTATTTGTGAACGTAATTATTCCAATCCTCTTGATTTTTATAAACAGAAAAAGCATATTCAACCGTTTCTTTACTAAAATGATTTCCAAAAACTGGATCTAAATTTTCTATTCCTGAATCGATTACTTGTTTTAAAATAGTCAGTTTATCAATTCCGTTTTCTTTACAAACCTTATCCAGCCATAATCCTTTACCTATTTTTACATATTCTTTGAGCAAATTTTCGGTAATAAATTCAGAAGGAACATCATTTATATTCGGTTCGTGCTTTCCGTTTTCAAATGTAGTTAAAATCAATTCTTCAGAATAAAATTCCTTTGGAATCAGCGAAATTAATGTTCCGCTTTTGGCCGCTTTTAAGCAAAGTTCTTTTGTTATAAAGTCATCCGGAATTTTCTGAATCGCAAATCCATCTTTATCAACTAATCTTTCGCAAAGTTCCCTCGTAATAAATTCCTGATTGACAAATGACAACGCATGAAATGTAATATTCAAAGCCAATTCGCACAATTCTTTGGTTTTAAATTGATGCGGAACTAACTTTAAATCTCTATAATTTGATGCAACTCTATTTTGCCAATATTCATAAGTTTTAGGAGCGGGATTATTTTGTTTTAAAACCAATTCTCCCTTTTCTAATTCACGCTTTAATTCTTCAAAAGTTTCTATCAAAGGATTCTCCAAATGCTTGCGCAATTCGACTGAAATAATATCTTCATCAGAATCATCATCATATTCGCAATCATTTTTTGAGTCAAAATCATTCGTTCTATCATTATAATAAAACAAGTCGTTTTTTCGCTCTGCAAAAGTTGTATAATGATCTTCGACTATAAAAACCGGAGAATTGATAACGCCAGAACATTTAAATTTTCCGTGATTATACGAGGTCATCACCACTTCTTCGGCTTTTACATTTTCGCTTATTTCGACATACGAACCGCCCAATAATAAACTTTGGCAAGTAACATTTCCATTAATAAAAACATAAGGTCCGTAATCTCCTTCGGCATTTATTATTGTGCCTGTTATCGAGAAATTCCCGTTTATTAAAATCCCTTCGATTCGTGTTTTTTCAATTTCTTTTAACGGTAAATTTAATAAACCTGAAAGCCACTTTTTCTCTTTATCTTCATAAAGATCTAAGTAAAAATCGCCTTCAAAACTTACCTCTTCATTTGCTATAAGAAAGAAATCGTCGTCGTTCCATTCGTCAAAATAATCAAATCCTTCATGATCGATTAAAAACGGAAATTGCGTTTTAACTTCTTTTATTGTTATTAATTTAAAACCTGAATTGTGCATTTTAATTTTTTATTAAACTGTTTTATTTGTCTTTGCAAGGAACGAAACAATCACGCCAACAAAAGCAACTAATATTATGTACGCGATGAGATTGCTTCGTTCCTCGCAAGGACATTGCAACTGCTTGACGATCTAAAGATTCATCTTCACAATATTCAAACCCGACAGGTTTTTAAAACCTGTCGGGTTCACTAGAATCGTCAGAAAAATTGTATTTTTACAATCTGGGAAACAATTTACAAAATGTATCTTACAAACCAAGACTTGTTTTCTACCAAAACCAAAAATGTAAAAGAATTTTAAATATCTTTGAACTATGAGCACAGCACCAAAACCTAGACACATCGGGCGAAACATAAGCCGAATTAGAGAGCTTCGAGATATGAAACAAGAAGCACTTGCACAAGCAATTGGCACTTCGCAACAATCTATCTCTATTATTGAAGGAAGCGAAAGTGTTGACGACGAAAAACTAAAAGCAATTGCCGAAGCTTTGGGCGTTCCTGCCGAAGTGATAAAGAATTTTTCGGAAGAAGCTGTTTTTAATATTATTGGAAATACTTATCATAATGATGCTTCTTCTATAAAAAACAACAATTGCACATTTAATCCTTTAGATAAACTTCTTGAAGCTTTTGAAGAGAATAAAAAACTTTATGAAAGATTGGTTGAAGCAGAAAAAGAGAAAGTTGCTTTTTTAGAGAAGTTATTGAGCGAGAAATAATCGCTACAAAAGATATATTTATAGAAAAAACCGAAGCTGGATTGCTTCGGTTTTTTTATGCTAAACATCTGTTCAAATTATATTTTTAAAGTTTAATTAACCAATCTATCCACTTTTTCTGAAGCTTTGCTAAATCTTCTGGTGTTGATTTCATCGAAACCGATCCCATTTTTTCACCCGATATTATAGTCAATAATCTATTTGCTCTTCCAGCAATTGTAAATAAATCATCGTCTACAATAAAACCATGCCCATACGACCTTAAATCACCATTCTCTATTCGATCCAAGATTATTAAATCGGCACTATTTACAAGGCCAATTTCTTTTTTATTTGTGACTCGATATATCAATTGTGGGATTATTTCGTGATAATGAAATGCAATCCAAAATTCTGCTTTCCATAAATCCGCAAACTCTTTTGTGTTATCAATATTATTCAAAATCGTTTCGACAGAATAATTTTTAATGCTATCAACTTGATCAGGAAAAAGTCTTTTCAACTCATCAATCTGCAAAACAATTGCATTTTTGAAATTTTGGGGAATTTCTCTTTTTTGGGGAAACTTTAAATCTAGCGTTTTGACTTGTCCGTATGATAAAACTGAAAAAATCAGTACTATAAAAATCTTATTCATTATCTTCTTTTTAGCTTAAAACAATTCAATCTCCTTGACTTATTTACTCATCTATTGATGATTGATGCAATCTTGCTTTTCGTTTATCTTCCATTTCAGCACTAAAAAAGTTATCAATACTTATTTCATTATCCAACAATTGCCATACTTCATCTTCGGGAAAATGTTCAAGAATAAAGTCATTTGGATCATCTAAAAAATATCTAGCATTCCATAATTCCTTTTGCCCTTCGTTGGTTAAAATCGATTCCCTTCCCCAAGTAACATCAACGAACTCCCATTTATCATAAAGTTTTACTGCGTTCCATGCGTGATTTGGTTTCGTTAATTTTTCACCATGATAAAAACCAGTTGCTTTAGCATATCCGTCAATTACTACGCATTTTATTTTGGCATTATCACAAATCGCTTTAAACAAATTTGCATATCCTGCGCACACAGATTTTCTATTTTCTAAAGTAGAAATTGCAGAGACATCGATTTGTTCATTATTACGAACTGCATCCCAATCATATTCTATATTTTGCACCATCCAAAAATAAATTCTCGCTAAAATTTCTGTTTTTGTTTTAGCATTTTTCTTTAAATATTTTGTCAAAGTTTCAATATCTGAAGTTTCAGATTGTGGAACTTCTTTTACATACTTTTCTATCTCTTCAAAATTCTTAATTTGAGAATAGCCAGAAATCGAAATCAATAAAATCAACAATACTATTAATCTGTTTATCTTCATTTTTTGATTTAAAAATGTTGAAATTATATTAGAGCACCAATATACAAAATACCAGAATCGGCAAATTATTTTTTTATTAAAAAAGACAAACTTCTTATGAAACCTGATTTCGCGTGAGGGATTGAGGCGGTATCCTTTTATGAAGCTTTAGCGGAATAAAAGATATAGCCGAAAGCCCGACCCGGAGGGACACGCCATTATTGAGGTTCTAAGGTTCTGAGATTCTAAGTTGCTAAGATTTTTCAATCTTGTCATTGCGAGGAACGAAGCAACCACATTTGTTAAATCAACCTTTGTATCAATTGTTAGTGAGGTTGCTTCGTTCCTCGCAATGACAAGATTGAAAAAACTTAGTGCCCTAGTGTCTTCGTGGCAAAACCAAAACAAATAAGAAAACTTTAGTAAACCAATTATATCATGTTCTCTAAAAATCACTAATTTTGAAATTCGAAGTTCAAAAACTAAGTTATTATGAAATATCATCAAATAAACAGCGCTCTTTTTGTAAAAAATCGCAGAAAATTCACGGCAGAAATGAAACCTAACAGTGTTGCCGTTTTCAATTCAAATGACATTTACCCAATTAGTGCCGACAGTACTTTGCCGTTTGAACAACACAGAGACATTTTTTATCTGAGTGGTGTGGATCAGGAAGAAAGTGTTTTGCTTTTGTTTCCGGATGCACCTTATGAGGAACAAAAAGAAATCCTTTTCCTGAAAGAAACCAGCGAACATATTGCAATTTGGGAAGGTGAAAAACTGACTAAAGAACGTGCTTTTCAGGTTTCAGGAATTAGAACTGTTTATTGGCTACAGGATTTTCATAAAGTTTTGAACGAAATGATGACCTATGCAGATACCATGTACATTAATACCAACGAACATTACAGAGCAACTGTTGAAACGGAAACTCGTGAGGCTCGTTTTGTAAAATGGTGGAAAGAACGTTATCCGGCACACAATGTTGCAAAAAGTAACCCGATTTTGCAACGTATTCGCTCTATAAAAGAAAGCGAAGAAATCGATTTGCTTCAGCACGCTTGTGATATTACAGAAAAAGGTTTCCGTAGATTGTTGCCATTTGTAAAACCAAACGTTACTGAATATGAAATCGAAGCTGAATTAATTCACGAATTCATCCGTAACCGTTCTAAAGGTTTTGCTTACACACCAATTATTGCTTCGGGAAATAATGCAAACGTTTTGCATTATATCGAAAACAATCAACAATGTAAAGCCGGAGATTTAATTTTATTGGATGTTGCTGCCGAATATGCTAATTATTCTAGCGACATGACAAGAACAATTCCTGTTTCCGGGAAATATTCTGAAAGACAAAAGGCAGTTTACAATGCGGTTTTAAGAGTTAAAAACGAAGCAACAAAAATGTTGACTCCGGGAACGCTTTGGAAACAATATCATATTGAAGTAGGTAAAATCATGACTTCTGAATTGCTTGGTTTGGGCTTGATTGACAAAGCTGATGTTCAGAACGAAAATCCGAATTGGCCAGCATACAAAAAATATTTCATGCACGGAACTTCTCATCACTTGGGATTAAACACACACGATTATGGTTTGCTTCACGAACCAATGAAAGCCAATATGGTTTTTACAGTTGAACCTGGAATTTATATTCCGGCTGAAGGTTTTGGAATTCGTCTGGAAGATAATGTTGTGATTCAGGAAAAAGGAGAACCTTTTAACCTAATGCGTAATATTCCGATTGAGGCAGATGAAATCGAAAGCTTAATGAACTCATAATTTCATAATGAAAAAGATTTTTCTATTTGCTTTCCTGATGATTTTAGGAAATACTTTTGCTCAAACCGAGGGTTATTCTACTAACAATGATTCCAGTAAAACCTATTATAAAATATTCGGAAAAGGCGAACCTCTTTTGATTATTAATGGTGGTCCCGGAATGAATAGTAATGGTTTTGAAAGCATGGCTAAAACATTGGCCGAAAGCCAGGAAACTATTATTTATGATCAGCGCGGAACTGGCAAATCAAAGTTGAAGGAGTTGAATTCAGGAACCATTTCGATGAAAATAATGGCTGAGGATATGGAATCTTTAAGAAAACATCTGAAAATTAAAAAATGGAATATTCTGGGGCATTCTTTTGGAGGAATGCTGGCTTCGTATTATGCCACAGTTTATCCAAACAGTATCAATAAATTGGTTTTATCATCGTCTGGCGGTATTGATTTGACTTTACTGAAAACAGAAAATCTTATCGAACGAAATTTAACTAAAGTCGAAAAAGATTCTATGAATTACTGGAATGATAAAATCGAAAAAGGTGACACAACACACAACGCGCGTTTAGCTCGCGGAAGAGCAATGGCACCAGCTTATATATACGATAAAAAGTATGTCCCGATAATTGCTGAAAGACTAACTCAGGGAAATTCAAAAATAAACGGACTACTTTGGGCTGATATGCAAGCAATCAATTTTGACTGTAAAGAAAAATTGAAAAATTTCAGAAAACCAGTTTTAATTATTCAGGGAAAAGAGGATGTTATTAGCAATCAAATTGGAGAATTGGCCCATAAAACATTTCCAAATT from uncultured Flavobacterium sp. carries:
- a CDS encoding helix-turn-helix transcriptional regulator encodes the protein MSTAPKPRHIGRNISRIRELRDMKQEALAQAIGTSQQSISIIEGSESVDDEKLKAIAEALGVPAEVIKNFSEEAVFNIIGNTYHNDASSIKNNNCTFNPLDKLLEAFEENKKLYERLVEAEKEKVAFLEKLLSEK
- a CDS encoding hydroxymethylglutaryl-CoA synthase, translating into MKTGIDAISFDVANIHLPIKTLAIARNIEPEKLEKGLGLIKMTLPDVHQDAVVFGANALTKLILDNNINLNEISRIYVGTESGIDSSKPISSFLISLMEQKFGEDSLSECDVVDFTFACIGGVDALQNCVDFVKLNPNKKAIVVTTDFAKYDLNSTGEYTQGAGAVAMLVTSNPRVIAFDENWATSTKGVFDFFKPYRTISKEAISQNENNDPWFDNLEAEIEIHKDQPVFDGQYSNQCYMDRTRNAYFSFKKLKNTTESLYNSWNNIIMHLPYSFQGRRMLSEIYALDHTYKIISENIEPADYQNKIKEVGKSDEYKKFVTEKLQPAELASSLIGNLYTGSIFMGLLSTLAHYYDTKQEIAGTKFGFLAYGSGSKSKVFEGTIQPEWKSALAKTKLFKNLEESVEIGFETYESLHKKEQKQSIRTPKNEWVLDRIEKEIPNLIGARYYKWIE
- a CDS encoding alpha/beta fold hydrolase, which produces MKKIFLFAFLMILGNTFAQTEGYSTNNDSSKTYYKIFGKGEPLLIINGGPGMNSNGFESMAKTLAESQETIIYDQRGTGKSKLKELNSGTISMKIMAEDMESLRKHLKIKKWNILGHSFGGMLASYYATVYPNSINKLVLSSSGGIDLTLLKTENLIERNLTKVEKDSMNYWNDKIEKGDTTHNARLARGRAMAPAYIYDKKYVPIIAERLTQGNSKINGLLWADMQAINFDCKEKLKNFRKPVLIIQGKEDVISNQIGELAHKTFPNSKLILLENCRHYGWLDAEEKYFSEVNSFLKS
- a CDS encoding transglutaminase domain-containing protein codes for the protein MKINRLIVLLILLISISGYSQIKNFEEIEKYVKEVPQSETSDIETLTKYLKKNAKTKTEILARIYFWMVQNIEYDWDAVRNNEQIDVSAISTLENRKSVCAGYANLFKAICDNAKIKCVVIDGYAKATGFYHGEKLTKPNHAWNAVKLYDKWEFVDVTWGRESILTNEGQKELWNARYFLDDPNDFILEHFPEDEVWQLLDNEISIDNFFSAEMEDKRKARLHQSSIDE
- a CDS encoding GNAT family N-acetyltransferase; this translates as MESKIKIRKIEKQDLDFVYKAICELENEILDSEVFEEIFNENISNPKNIYLIAENENEGLGFISFHTQNLLHHCGLVGEIQEFFIHQKYRGQGVGKQLIEKIMNYADQNKLKSIEVTTNKRRVENVLIYENLGFGLTHNKFTIYK
- a CDS encoding succinate dehydrogenase cytochrome b subunit; the protein is MAQSALLNASILKKVAMALSGIFLITFLALHVSLNFISIISEDVFNEASHFMGYNPLIQYVMQPVLAIGVIFHFVMGFVLTAQNSAARPIAYAKYNGAANASWSSRNMIISGLVILAFLGLHFYDFWFPEVTYKYIAGTAPDATRYYGELVHKFHDPIRTGLYCVAFVLLGFHLWHGFSSSLQSVGMNNKYSRFLSKVGYGFAVLVPALFIIIALFHHFNN
- a CDS encoding aminopeptidase P family protein: MKYHQINSALFVKNRRKFTAEMKPNSVAVFNSNDIYPISADSTLPFEQHRDIFYLSGVDQEESVLLLFPDAPYEEQKEILFLKETSEHIAIWEGEKLTKERAFQVSGIRTVYWLQDFHKVLNEMMTYADTMYINTNEHYRATVETETREARFVKWWKERYPAHNVAKSNPILQRIRSIKESEEIDLLQHACDITEKGFRRLLPFVKPNVTEYEIEAELIHEFIRNRSKGFAYTPIIASGNNANVLHYIENNQQCKAGDLILLDVAAEYANYSSDMTRTIPVSGKYSERQKAVYNAVLRVKNEATKMLTPGTLWKQYHIEVGKIMTSELLGLGLIDKADVQNENPNWPAYKKYFMHGTSHHLGLNTHDYGLLHEPMKANMVFTVEPGIYIPAEGFGIRLEDNVVIQEKGEPFNLMRNIPIEADEIESLMNS
- a CDS encoding polymer-forming cytoskeletal protein encodes the protein MHNSGFKLITIKEVKTQFPFLIDHEGFDYFDEWNDDDFFLIANEEVSFEGDFYLDLYEDKEKKWLSGLLNLPLKEIEKTRIEGILINGNFSITGTIINAEGDYGPYVFINGNVTCQSLLLGGSYVEISENVKAEEVVMTSYNHGKFKCSGVINSPVFIVEDHYTTFAERKNDLFYYNDRTNDFDSKNDCEYDDDSDEDIISVELRKHLENPLIETFEELKRELEKGELVLKQNNPAPKTYEYWQNRVASNYRDLKLVPHQFKTKELCELALNITFHALSFVNQEFITRELCERLVDKDGFAIQKIPDDFITKELCLKAAKSGTLISLIPKEFYSEELILTTFENGKHEPNINDVPSEFITENLLKEYVKIGKGLWLDKVCKENGIDKLTILKQVIDSGIENLDPVFGNHFSKETVEYAFSVYKNQEDWNNYVHKYKVKFERLELNNYL